The nucleotide window tgaaaaatgaaatgaatCCAATCAGCTACTCAGCCTTTGAATATGTTTACATCTTATAGTGCTTACTTTAAATATGTTAATTTGTCCCCGTTTCTATAAAATTTTGTGCGATGTGAACAAATTCTAAATCTTCAGATGGTGATTATTTGGCAACTTTTGCAAACATGGCTACTCGCCTTTGAAATACATAgctgagaaatttttcattgtgatcaGAACATAGGTGGTATACCCAGTGTTTTTATATATACGGTGggaaatatttaatttttcatcaCACATAtctaatcatttatatagtgacacatgatgtaccatcCTATATACCagttacactgaaaaatctctcgtacGAGGGAGTTTTGGATTCTAGGGATGAGAGCAAATTTAATTGCAGCTGAGCAGAAACGAAAAGAGCCATTGTGAGTCTCTGAATGCGATCCCAGATGTCAACAGGGGTCAGTGGCATAAATGAAATAGAAGATACTAAGTGGGGGAAAAAACAGAACAACAATGTGCTCATAAACAGCGTTTCAGCGTGTTTTCAATTTTAGTGTAGATTGAATTTCTTTGCCTATTAAGAATTAGGGTGAGTTCATTAACAGTCTTCTAGTATGTAGCCGCTATTGCACAGTGTATGGAGACCCTATCAAaggaagtaaaaatgagtttaTTGTGATGATCCAATAAACTAGTACATGCTTTGCCAGAGAAGGGTACATAGAGCCAGCTGTATAATCGACATTGCTGAGGTCCTTTTCCTGAATGTAGCGATTCATACATTCTTGTGAATCATTTGTTTAGAAATGACAGCgaaatcacaaaaaaatatcCAAAGTGTCATCCTAAAATAATTGCCTTGTCATTGTTGTTGACTCCCATCTGAAACTTGAACCATTTCGACGGTCCGGATTCCTTTCTCCTAATCCATTAAGTTCGGGAATccagaccattgaaatttgatcaatcggttaaagttattataatttttaaagtgagCTCATGTTTGTAACCGTtagatattaaaatttaatggtCCGGATCTCCAAACTTAGtagattaggaggaagggatccggagatgatccatTTTCCATTTCGACTACTTATGttactgttgaccctaaaaactaccaagcctacgtggcgcgtaggccgagtaactaatgagctaactatgtCCTTCAGTTGATGTggagcgtgccaactcgtcagctGAGTTCGGTtgaggagtaaaatgtgttgatgttgcattgAGCGCACagctgacttctcgatcttgcaaCTACGggcgaggaaggaacacgtctcggcctttgggttctagagcctgaagacaaggctgctagttttgcgaagttcacaaatcgtcagcACCGAATTcagtcacagtgattatatttgtaatgGCATAAGCACGCCAAATTGACACTAAAGTATAGGGGCACATATAATCAaagatatatgtcttgatggtaaatatGGTttggccgtcagaatgccgaactctaaagctTAATTacgagtatccaatcataagacaactcggcgttcaatgtgccgagccctaATAAACTGCAACACCTCACGTCACtgaaaaggctaatgagatgacatcTGCCAATAAAGACCCGAAAGTCTTTCTCAACctagacttggataaataaccagtcggccttgacacaatgctgtttatccaaatgaaGGTGTTTCGCGGTCGGCTGGTTCTACAGTgatagtgctgtttatccaaactgaagatgtgtggcggaaaaagaaaattaaaatctcgttgagagagtttgcgcagggcaatttgtgtgttgaattggaggggctttTTCGTTGTTTgtagccttgtatttatagggacgaGTATGCGCTAGTTGATAATTAGGTAAAGACTACCATGTTATTAGAACTCTTCTATTGATTTGAGCTTCGGATAAGCCTTACTCCCCCCAAGACTCTAAACTTAGCCAAAAATACAACCAAATACGATCcttgtgtttagtcttatcagtTATCATATCGAATCCTCAAATAATCCGCATACTTAGAGATGACAAATATATAGCCACCAATTATTATTTATACCAAATCTGATCcttgtgtttagtcttatcagtTATCACATCAAATCCCCAAATAATCCGCATACTTGGAGATGAACAAATAAATAGCCACCAATTATTATTTATACCAAATCTGATCCTTAACAGCCACCAATTACTATTTATACCAAATTTGATCcttgtgtttagtcttatcagtTATCACATCGAATCCTCAAATAATCCTCGTACTTGAAGATGAACAATAAATAGCCaccaattatttttttatatacacacacacacacacacacacacatatatatatatatatatatatagttagccCAGTCCACACGGCATGACTATATGGCCTAATCCCATCATCAATTCTTATGGCCTTGTACTCAATCCGACAACACCATCACCATGCATTAAAAACCTAGCCTACCTAGGTTTCTCATCTCGTCCTCACATAATCACCAAAAGCCATCATTTCTAATCAAATgcatttcaaattcattttaaacTTTCAAGTGCGGTCAGACATTCCAAATCAATTTGAACTGTATTGCTTTATTTGAGATATAAATCGTATCCTATTTATCTTGTTTAAGAAGATACCaagaagataattattatgataaaattcataatattatcctttagcAAAAATATCTCCATTTTTCCATCCGACGGTTGAAAACCATACTCACTCAACGGTCTCGATTACTCGGACCAATAGTGTAAAATCAGGTCCAAACAGTTACTCGAAAAGATTCCCCGTATATcactttattttttgtctttatACTCCCCCTAACAAAAGTAAAATGTTGAGGGAAGTTGGCTTAGCTACCTAGCCAGCTCTCCCTTATTTTATCTTCCAAACGTCCCCTTCATCCAACTGGCTATTACGTCATTTTAGTCTCCAACTCCTCCTTATAAATTTAGAAGTTCTCTTCTAGTCTTTTGCTCACAAAACCTAAACCATATAGAAGTTAACTAGTTAATAAAAAACATGGCGCGAGCAGAGTTCAAGGTGACTATGAGCAAGCAAGAAGTGGTGGCAGCTGCCCTGCCATTGCAAGAGCATTGGCTACCACTCTCCAACCTTGACTTGCTTCTGCCACCTGTGGACGTGGGAGTTTTCTTTTGCTACAAAAATAAGCAAAGCATGAGCTTTGGGTCCATGGTTGGGGTTCTGAAGAAGGCCATGGCTCAAGCTCTTATGACTTTCTACGCCTTCTCCGGTGAGGTAGTGCCGAACTCTGTCGGGGAGCCTGAGATTCTATGCAACAACCGCGGCGTTGATTTCGCTGAAGCCTTTGCAGATGTTGAGCTTAAGGAGCTCAACCTTTATGACCCTGATGAGAGTATTGAGGGGAAGTTGGTGCCCAACAAGAAGCATGGCGTATTGGCTGTCCAGGTCTGTGTCTTATTATCTCATGTCATTTACATGTTACACGTTTCGAACGTTTATACTGTATAGTTGAAATATGTAACTTGTTACGGAATCTAGGTATGAATATGAACTTGTAACACAAGGCATATTTTAAACAAGGAAAAATTAATATCATGTCCTTTGTTACTAATGTTCATTTACTGAAACTTTATTAGTTTTCAGATTTAATCCAAGTTCCTAGGATTAAtgtaataataaatttacatgttagctacatttttttaaaataaaaattaataattgatttagaattttaatactcacacttttattaaactcctaactaatttttaattcaaaaaatttccaaaataaataaaaaaattagaaaaagtttgtacccattagctttttaaaaaaaatgttttcaattttttaatcttatatgtacccattcatgtatatttttcaaatttttaatcttaaaatgtactcattcttaaatataccatttTGTTACAaataaaatgtaccattttttttttatataaaatctattcaattttttctaatccattttttaacttatatgggtacattcttttttatttatttatttgagaatgtatctatgtcaagtttaatcgaataaatttactaatgttattaagcctaaaatctttttgtttttttgttttttttttttttttgtgtgtgattttgaagaatgtacccatgtttatacacacacTGACACACACAAtggtataatttatattttaatatttttaccacaaattatgattttttatttaaattttcattaatataaacaactataaatttcaatttttaatttaaaaaatatagtaacatacatagaataaattatcacattaatttcaaaaacttcgattaaaaattgaaaatcaacaaggtttcagtcaaagaatattcataccTAAGGACCACATCTAAGTCTCCCTTTAAACAAACAGTGCCTGCCACTTAATCTACAGGGCACCCACCAAGTTTTTATTCCCTATGTatggatggttttttttttaggaaaactaatgaaaaggacttgaaaactttgagttttaacgataaggacaaaataaagggtaaagtgaatagtatcatgattgactttttagtgtaaaaatgtggtttttcgttgaagtgaacagtaccgaaaaattttcgttaaagttatcttcttcttttttctctttaaaaGGAGACAAACTAGTGGCTAGCCACTGTTATCCACCCCTTCCGGGGGGGCCCTATGTATGGATGGTTTGTTTTGAGAAATATTTTCAACCACAATGTGAGAGggacaatattttataattccTAACATTATGGAAACAAATTAAATTGCAGGCAACTTTGCTTAAGTGTGGTGGGATAGTGGTGGCATGCACATTTGATCATCGCATAGCAGATGCCTACTCAACCAACATGTTTCTGGTGTCATGGGCTGAGATGGCTCAGTCCAAATCCCTCACTATCCAACCAACTTTTCGTCGTTCTTTGCTTAACCCTCGTCGTCCTGGTCACATCGACCCCTCCCTAAACAACATGTACGTGCCCCTCACGGCGTTGCCACCTCCCAGTAAAGGCAGTACTACTGATGATCACGACCATCTCATCAGCCGCATATACTATGTCACATCCGAGCAGCTTGAAAATCTCCAAGACCTAGCTACCTCCAATGGCTGCAAAAGGACCAAGCTCGAGTCTTTCTGTGCATTCTTGTGGAAAATGGTAGCAAAAAGTGAAACTAGTAATGATCGTGCCCAAAAACTATGTAAAATGGGCATTGTGGTTGATGGACGGGCAAGATTAAGTGAGGGAAATTACCAAAACGACCATCCAACATTAATGGCCACATACTTTGGAAATGTGCTGTCTATTCCATTTGGTGGGGAAAAAGTTGAAGACCTAACTGAGAAACCGCTAAATTGGGTAGCTGAGGAAGTCCATAATTTTTTGGAATGTGCTGTGACGAAGGAGCATTTTTTAGGGTTGATAGATTGGGTTGAGGCACATAGGCCAGTGCCAGGCTTGGCCAAAATATACAGCAGCGGAAGCGATGAGGGGCCAGCTTTCGTTGTGTCGTCTGGCCAACGGTTCCCCGCTTCGAAGATGGACTTTGG belongs to Malus sylvestris chromosome 17, drMalSylv7.2, whole genome shotgun sequence and includes:
- the LOC126611649 gene encoding coniferyl alcohol acyltransferase-like, with product MARAEFKVTMSKQEVVAAALPLQEHWLPLSNLDLLLPPVDVGVFFCYKNKQSMSFGSMVGVLKKAMAQALMTFYAFSGEVVPNSVGEPEILCNNRGVDFAEAFADVELKELNLYDPDESIEGKLVPNKKHGVLAVQATLLKCGGIVVACTFDHRIADAYSTNMFLVSWAEMAQSKSLTIQPTFRRSLLNPRRPGHIDPSLNNMYVPLTALPPPSKGSTTDDHDHLISRIYYVTSEQLENLQDLATSNGCKRTKLESFCAFLWKMVAKSETSNDRAQKLCKMGIVVDGRARLSEGNYQNDHPTLMATYFGNVLSIPFGGEKVEDLTEKPLNWVAEEVHNFLECAVTKEHFLGLIDWVEAHRPVPGLAKIYSSGSDEGPAFVVSSGQRFPASKMDFGWGSPVFGSYHFPWGGNAGYVMPMPSPVGNGDWIVYMHMLKGQVELIEKEAADVLKPLTFDYLS